In the Leptotrichia sp. oral taxon 223 genome, TTATATAATCCATCGCAAGGGAAGTTATTTTACCTTTGCCATCAACTACAATCATCTGATTTCGAAGCCCTGAATCTCTAAGCCTTCTTTCTGTTATCAGGCCTTTCAAATATACTTTTTCCTTGGCATTAAAAATATTTTTAACTTCCGTTCTTTTTACAACCTTTATTCCAAATTCCTGAACTTTTTTAACATATTCATCATAAAGATTTATTAATGCGGCAGGCTTAGTATATTTTTTATATTCCAGCCCTTCTTCCACGATCACGATTTTGCCATCGTTAAAAAGAAATTCTGTTATAATGCTTTTTCTCCCTTGTGAAAGTTCAATCAGTTCATTTATTCCAAGTGTTGATACGACAAGTATTTTTTTATTTTCACATTGTCCAATGGCTTCCCATGTGCTGTCTAACTTTACATTTTCTACGAATGATGTTTCTTTTTTTAATTCGTCCTTTAAAATTTCATCATTTCCCAAAAAAGCCACTATTATTGATTTTTTAGAAATAATCTCATTATTTTCAGACAAATTTTCATTTTCCCTTTTGGCAATTTCCTTTAACACTTCCCTTGCAAGCACTTCTATTAATTTCTGAGTATCCATTTTATCTCCTCACAATGCTTTTTACATCTATTTTTCAATACTTCCGACCACTCCTGAAGTATACCCGCAGGAATTGGCTTCATCAAAGTCAATGTGCATGCTCAGTCTGAAATTATCCTTTACTCTTATTAAGACATCATCAAATATTAACGGCCTGTCGCTATGAATTTTTACTTTTACAGCTTCACCGTCCTTTACAGAAAATCTTTTTGCATCTTCACTTGTCATATGAATATGTCTTTTGGCAACGATGACGCCTTTATCCAGCTGCACGTACTTATCGCCTACACCTAGCAGTATTCCAGGCGTCCCTTCGATTTTTCCGCTTTCCCTTATCACTCCTTTGACTCCTATTTCACGGCAGTCGGTAAGCGATAATTCCACTTGTGAAAAATTTCTGCACGGCCCCAATATTGCAACGTTTGAAAACTCTCCTTTCGGCCCGATTACTCTGACTCTTTCCTTTGCCGCAAACTGTCCCGGCTGTGACAATTCCTTTACAGGCGTCAGCTCGTAACCTTTCCCAAAAAGCGCTTCCACATGTTCTTTTGTAAGATGTACATGCCGTCCCGAAGCCTCAACCATAAAGGTGTCGTCCTTTTCTGCACCTAGGATTTCCTGTAATTTTTCTCTTATTATTCTCTCCAATTCATTTCTGTCCATAGCATCTCCCGAAATTTGAGATTATTTATAATCTCCGTTATTTGCCTTTAGCATCATTAAGTACAATATACTGCTCAGACGGTTCAATGCCTTTAGCATATCCACCCTTTCCACTTTTCCTTCCTTGTAAAAAGCGTCAACTGCGGCAACTTCACATTCCCTCGACAAAGCTCTCAAATAATTTATATCAATAACTGATTCATCAAAATCTATGTTTATTTCAAACAGATGCCCTGTTTTAAAATATTTTACCGTATTATGAGTTATGTCCTTTAATGTGTCAATATCGTATCCCAGCACATCCCTTTCCTGAAATTCCATATCAGTCATTTCGCTTATAAACAGATCCCTCACGAATCTATATGTCTGTGCAAAGTCGCTTTCCAGCTTTTTATTTTTCTCATATTTTTTCCAATATTTTATTATTTCAGCCTGCAAAATATCAAATTTTCCTCTTAAAACGATTCTTTTATGATTTTTCACGACTAAATTATCTCCAAACAGCTGAGTCATAAATTCAGGCTTCTTATCGTAAACCGCTCCTGTTATATAATCCCTGTACTGCCGTTTTTTAATAACTTTTTCTTCGGAAGCATTAGCCGGAGAATCTTTAACTTTGTTTTCAGCAGTCTTCTCATTATTGACAAATTTTTCCTGTGACTTCTTTATCCTGAAATCAATTTTTTTTACATTTAAAAATTCTCTTGCTGACGGTGTAAGGATGTCCTTTTCAGTTATATGTATTTTTTCAAGCTGCCCTTCCTTATCTAATTTTCTAAGCATTCCTTCTGTTATAACAGGCATTTTTTATCACACCCTATCTATTTTTTATAAATTCCGTCCAATACTTTTCTTATGATACTTTCTATATCACTCTCACTAATTTGTGAACTGCTTCCAGTATTCAGTCCACACTTGTCTGTACAGTTGCCTTCATTTTTCAATGCTTCCAGTTCCTTTGTCCCGTAAGCCACCCTTCTAATATTTATAAGATTTAAAGGCCCTATATTGTCAGAAGTTGCACTTCCTCCAACTGTTCCGCATCCTAATGTGAATGCAGGTATAAGGTTAGTTGTAGCTCCAACTCCTCCAAGTGCCGCAGGTGTGTTTACAAGCAGTCTTGAAACCGGTTTTTTCAAAGAAAATTCCCTTATGATATTTTCGTTGTTTGTGTGCATTGACATTGTATGTCCGATTCCTTCATTTTGGAGGATTTCTATGCATTTTTCACACGCTTTTTCCCAAGTTTCCTCTATGAAAAATCCCAATACTGGACATAATTTTTCCCTTGAATAAGGATTTAAGTGTGAAACTTCCGTTTCTTCTGAAATTAGAACTTTTGTAGTTACAGGAACTGTTATTCCCGCCATTGCAGCTATATACAAAGCTGTTTTTCCTACTATTTTCGGATTCATTGTATTGTTGGCCCTCATAAGGATTTTTCCAACTTTTTCCCTTTCGTCCTTGTTCAAGAAATATGCACCTTGCCGCTTCAATTCGTCCACAACCTGATGTTTTATTACTTCTTCCGTAACAATTGACTGCTCTGATGCGCAAATTACTCCGTTGTCGAAAGTTTTACTGTCTATTATTCTCTTAACCGCCTTTCTGATGTCTGCGCTTCTTTCAATGAATGAAGGCCCGTTTCCCGGTCCTACTCCTATCGCAGGTGTTCCAGAGCTGTAAGCGGCTCTTACCATCGCTTCCCCGCCTGTCGCAAGAATCAATGAAGTTTTCTTGTGCTTCATAAGTTCCTGCGTTGCTTGCAATGTAGGCGTCTTTATAACTCCGATTAATCCTTTTGGAGCCCCTTTTCTTTCAGCAGCTCTTATTAGGTATTCAGCAGTTTTTATTATGCAGTTCTTCGCATTCGGGTGAGGACTTACGATTACCGCATTTCCTGCCTTTAATGAAATCATTATTTTGTATATTGTTGTGGAAGTAGGGTTTGTTGAAGGGATTAACGCTGCGATTATTCCCATTGGAACCCCTATTTCTGTTATTCCCTTTTCCTTATCTTCACAAATTATCCCTTTTGTTTTCAAATCCTTTATAGTTTCATACACGCCAGCTGAAGCCAGTCTATTTTTCAAAACTTTGTCTTCCCAGCGTCCAAACCCTGTTTCTTCATTGGCCAGTTTTGCCAGTTCCACTTCATGTTTTTGGGCTTCTTCACATATTTCCCTTACTATTTCATCAATTTGAGCTTGCGAGAACTGACTGTATTCTTCAAATGCCCTGCTTGCATCATTTAATAAATCCCTTACTTCCTGTATTGATTGCAAATCTTTATCCATAGTCTGTCCTTT is a window encoding:
- the eutD gene encoding ethanolamine utilization phosphate acetyltransferase EutD, with the translated sequence MDRNELERIIREKLQEILGAEKDDTFMVEASGRHVHLTKEHVEALFGKGYELTPVKELSQPGQFAAKERVRVIGPKGEFSNVAILGPCRNFSQVELSLTDCREIGVKGVIRESGKIEGTPGILLGVGDKYVQLDKGVIVAKRHIHMTSEDAKRFSVKDGEAVKVKIHSDRPLIFDDVLIRVKDNFRLSMHIDFDEANSCGYTSGVVGSIEK
- a CDS encoding ethanolamine utilization protein produces the protein MDTQKLIEVLAREVLKEIAKRENENLSENNEIISKKSIIVAFLGNDEILKDELKKETSFVENVKLDSTWEAIGQCENKKILVVSTLGINELIELSQGRKSIITEFLFNDGKIVIVEEGLEYKKYTKPAALINLYDEYVKKVQEFGIKVVKRTEVKNIFNAKEKVYLKGLITERRLRDSGLRNQMIVVDGKGKITSLAMDYIKENSIELCYERGK
- a CDS encoding acetaldehyde dehydrogenase (acetylating), producing the protein MDKDLQSIQEVRDLLNDASRAFEEYSQFSQAQIDEIVREICEEAQKHEVELAKLANEETGFGRWEDKVLKNRLASAGVYETIKDLKTKGIICEDKEKGITEIGVPMGIIAALIPSTNPTSTTIYKIMISLKAGNAVIVSPHPNAKNCIIKTAEYLIRAAERKGAPKGLIGVIKTPTLQATQELMKHKKTSLILATGGEAMVRAAYSSGTPAIGVGPGNGPSFIERSADIRKAVKRIIDSKTFDNGVICASEQSIVTEEVIKHQVVDELKRQGAYFLNKDEREKVGKILMRANNTMNPKIVGKTALYIAAMAGITVPVTTKVLISEETEVSHLNPYSREKLCPVLGFFIEETWEKACEKCIEILQNEGIGHTMSMHTNNENIIREFSLKKPVSRLLVNTPAALGGVGATTNLIPAFTLGCGTVGGSATSDNIGPLNLINIRRVAYGTKELEALKNEGNCTDKCGLNTGSSSQISESDIESIIRKVLDGIYKK
- a CDS encoding cobalamin adenosyltransferase, translating into MPVITEGMLRKLDKEGQLEKIHITEKDILTPSAREFLNVKKIDFRIKKSQEKFVNNEKTAENKVKDSPANASEEKVIKKRQYRDYITGAVYDKKPEFMTQLFGDNLVVKNHKRIVLRGKFDILQAEIIKYWKKYEKNKKLESDFAQTYRFVRDLFISEMTDMEFQERDVLGYDIDTLKDITHNTVKYFKTGHLFEINIDFDESVIDINYLRALSRECEVAAVDAFYKEGKVERVDMLKALNRLSSILYLMMLKANNGDYK